A genomic region of Pseudomonadota bacterium contains the following coding sequences:
- a CDS encoding AI-2E family transporter, whose product MGARPGRRDAQATVVYVSGLALVGITAPLAIGAVAGLFAFIPYVGFGVGLALALMVAVLESQGLGQVVGVLVVFGCAQLLDGLWLTPRIVGKRVGLGPVGVLFALLVGGRLFGFFGVLVAVPVAAVTAVVVKRALVAYRRSCFFDPSQSADAPERADAL is encoded by the coding sequence GTGGGTGCGCGGCCAGGTCGGCGTGATGCTCAGGCGACGGTGGTTTACGTCAGCGGCTTGGCGCTCGTCGGCATTACCGCGCCCTTGGCGATCGGAGCGGTGGCGGGGCTCTTCGCCTTCATCCCCTACGTCGGCTTCGGGGTGGGACTCGCGCTGGCCCTGATGGTCGCGGTGCTGGAGTCGCAGGGACTGGGCCAGGTCGTCGGCGTGCTCGTGGTCTTCGGCTGTGCTCAGCTCCTCGACGGGCTCTGGCTCACGCCGCGAATCGTCGGCAAGCGTGTCGGACTGGGACCAGTCGGCGTCCTGTTTGCCTTGCTGGTCGGCGGGCGACTCTTCGGCTTCTTTGGCGTGCTGGTCGCCGTTCCGGTGGCGGCGGTGACGGCGGTGGTCGTCAAGCGTGCGCTCGTCGCATACCGTCGCAGTTGCTTCTTCGACCCGTCGCAGTCGGCGGACGCGCCCGAGCGGGCGGACGCGCTCTGA
- the nth gene encoding endonuclease III, with amino-acid sequence MDSLAAKAVRIGRLLDELYPNPPIPLDHRDPFTLLVAVLLSAQTTDKKVNEVTPALFARAATPAALAALTVEEIHALIRTVGLAPTKARHLQALGRLLVERHGSAIPRELEALEALPGVGHKTASAVVSQAFGVPAFPVDTHIHRLAARWGLSSGKSVKQTELDLKGLFPRETWRRRHLQLIYFGRERCPARGHDGEGCPICAWAALSTPAPQPKRAGSSRPKTERIAPRKGRSPAAQR; translated from the coding sequence ATGGATTCGCTTGCCGCCAAGGCCGTGCGCATCGGTCGTCTGCTCGACGAACTCTACCCGAATCCGCCGATTCCGCTCGACCATCGCGATCCCTTCACGCTCCTCGTCGCTGTCCTGCTCAGCGCGCAGACGACCGACAAGAAGGTCAACGAGGTGACGCCGGCGCTCTTCGCCCGCGCCGCTACGCCGGCGGCCTTGGCCGCGCTCACGGTAGAGGAAATCCACGCTCTGATTCGCACGGTCGGGCTGGCGCCGACCAAGGCTCGGCACCTGCAGGCGCTTGGTCGCCTGCTCGTCGAGCGCCATGGCAGCGCAATCCCGCGCGAGCTCGAGGCGCTCGAGGCGCTGCCGGGCGTCGGTCACAAGACAGCCTCGGCGGTCGTCAGCCAGGCCTTCGGTGTGCCGGCCTTCCCGGTGGATACTCATATTCACCGGCTGGCGGCGCGCTGGGGCCTCTCTAGCGGCAAGAGCGTCAAGCAGACGGAGCTCGATCTCAAAGGCCTCTTTCCGCGCGAGACCTGGCGGCGTCGGCACCTCCAGCTGATCTATTTCGGGCGTGAGCGCTGCCCCGCTCGGGGGCACGACGGCGAGGGCTGCCCGATCTGTGCCTGGGCGGCGCTCAGCACGCCAGCACCGCAGCCCAAACGCGCAGGAAGCTCTCGCCCCAAAACTGAGCGCATTGCGCCGAGGAAAGGCCGCTCGCCTGCAGCGCAGCGCTGA
- a CDS encoding membrane dipeptidase — MGAISDADAARLELSPAARAIHEASIVVDLHVDCLIQHALFGYDLAAEHDPDRAAGPHRWRFALPRALARLTSAGHRPLYHHADLPRLRRGGYNCAALTLHYWPWASEGAWRSINRQLDYVEALLARDPLLTLVRSPADLHRAAARGELGIFLGVEGLHCLGRGGRRSTQRRLERLAQLRARGVAYVTLAHLRGNDAARNGFGLGGDPQAGLSDFGREVVRAMNALGLVIDVAHVSRQGVLEVCALSRRPVIASHTALLGAAPGRKDALRARLLDDDGLQAVADTDGAIGLMLCPRFLSGEDAGGLDQVVRQLEYGSARLAHRGGDALRFFALGSDFDGWIPGIPRELRDAADLPLLSAALQASGLSSAQCAQFWGESFLRVWAAVLAC; from the coding sequence ATGGGCGCGATCAGCGATGCCGACGCCGCGCGGCTCGAGCTCAGCCCGGCCGCGCGCGCGATCCACGAGGCAAGCATCGTCGTCGACCTGCACGTCGATTGCCTGATCCAGCACGCGCTCTTCGGCTACGACCTCGCCGCGGAGCACGATCCGGATCGCGCCGCCGGACCGCATCGCTGGCGCTTCGCGCTCCCCCGCGCGCTCGCGCGCCTGACCAGCGCCGGCCACCGCCCGCTCTATCACCACGCCGACCTGCCGCGCCTCCGCCGTGGCGGCTACAACTGCGCCGCGCTGACGCTGCACTATTGGCCTTGGGCCAGCGAGGGCGCGTGGCGCAGCATCAATCGCCAACTCGACTATGTCGAAGCGCTGCTGGCCCGTGATCCGCTGCTCACGCTCGTCCGGTCGCCGGCCGACCTGCACCGCGCGGCCGCCCGCGGCGAGCTCGGGATCTTCCTCGGGGTCGAGGGCTTGCACTGCCTCGGGCGCGGCGGTCGGCGCTCGACGCAGCGGCGCCTCGAGCGCCTGGCGCAGCTACGCGCCCGCGGCGTGGCCTATGTCACGCTGGCCCACCTGCGCGGCAATGACGCCGCGCGCAATGGCTTTGGCCTAGGGGGCGATCCGCAAGCGGGGCTGAGCGACTTCGGCCGTGAGGTCGTGCGCGCGATGAACGCGCTCGGTCTGGTGATCGACGTCGCGCACGTCAGCCGACAGGGTGTGCTCGAGGTTTGCGCGCTCAGCCGGCGACCGGTGATCGCTAGCCATACGGCGCTGCTCGGCGCGGCACCGGGGCGCAAGGACGCGCTGCGCGCCCGCCTGCTCGACGACGACGGCCTGCAAGCCGTGGCCGACACCGACGGCGCGATTGGGCTGATGCTCTGTCCCCGCTTCCTCAGCGGCGAGGACGCGGGTGGACTCGATCAGGTTGTGCGACAGCTCGAGTATGGCAGCGCGCGGCTGGCGCACAGAGGGGGTGACGCGCTGCGCTTTTTTGCGCTCGGCTCGGATTTCGACGGCTGGATCCCGGGGATCCCGCGTGAGCTGAGGGACGCGGCCGACCTGCCGCTACTCAGCGCTGCGCTGCAGGCGAGCGGCCTTTCCTCGGCGCAATGCGCTCAGTTTTGGGGCGAGAGCTTCCTGCGCGTTTGGGCTGCGGTGCTGGCGTGCTGA